ATCGATCTGGGCAACCTGGAGGCCAAAGTGACGAGCAACGCTGGTGAGTCCCCTAATTGTACACCATATATTTTCCCGTGGCCGAAAATTGCTTGCAACCATGTATGACTTTGTTTATTGCGAGCAAAAGGTCCTTCTCGGTGATGGTTTTTCTTCTGGCTCTGATGGCAAACATACCTGCCTCTGTGCAGACACTTCTAATGTCGGAACCGGTGCTGTTGGGACATAGTCTAGCCAGCAGCTCAAATCTAACATCTCTACTCATATTCATAGTATTCGCGTGAATCTTAAAAATATGGGTTCTACCTTCAAGGTCAGGTAAACTGAATTCTATCTTTCTATCGATTCTACCAGGTCTAACTAATGCACTATCTAACGTGTCGGGTCTATTCGTAGCCATCAGTACTTTAATATTACCTCTGTTGTCGAATCCATCTAGCTGATTTACAATTTCTAACATAGTTCTTTGTACTTCATGATCACCATGTGCACTTTCGTCTCCTCTAGAACCTCCTATTGCATCTACTTCATCAATAAATAGGATACATGCCTTTTTCGACTTCGCCATTTGAAATAATTCTCTCACCATTCTAGCACCTTCACCAACATATTTCTGTACAAGTTCGGAACCAATAACACATATGAAACAAGCATCTGTTCTATTGGCAATAGCTCTAGCAGTTAGGGTTTTACCCGTACCTGGGGGACCATACAGTAGAACCCCTTTAGGAGGATCTATTCCTAACGTTACAAATCTTTCTGGTTGTAGCAAAGGCATTTCTACCACTTCTCTTAACTTTTCTAACTGTTCTTTACACCCACCAATATCGTTGTAGGTAATATCTGGCTTCTCTTCCACCGTCATCATAGTGACTGTAGGATCTATCTTTGGAGGTAACAGA
This genomic stretch from Plasmodium cynomolgi strain B DNA, chromosome 14, whole genome shotgun sequence harbors:
- a CDS encoding 26S proteasome ATPase subunit (putative), which codes for MDEDAPTQSKPLDDEDINILKSYGSGPYSKSIKKVESDISGLVTSINKLCGVRESDTGLCLPNQWDLQLDKQMLNEEQPLQVARCTKIINGDTDQTKYIINVKQIAKFVVGLGDKVAPSDIEEGMRVGVDRTKYKIQILLPPKIDPTVTMMTVEEKPDITYNDIGGCKEQLEKLREVVEMPLLQPERFVTLGIDPPKGVLLYGPPGTGKTLTARAIANRTDACFICVIGSELVQKYVGEGARMVRELFQMAKSKKACILFIDEVDAIGGSRGDESAHGDHEVQRTMLEIVNQLDGFDNRGNIKVLMATNRPDTLDSALVRPGRIDRKIEFSLPDLEGRTHIFKIHANTMNMSRDVRFELLARLCPNSTGSDIRSVCTEAGMFAIRARRKTITEKDLLLAINKVIHGCKQFSATGKYMVYN